In Nicotiana tabacum cultivar K326 chromosome 11, ASM71507v2, whole genome shotgun sequence, a single window of DNA contains:
- the LOC107817896 gene encoding pentatricopeptide repeat-containing protein At3g61360, producing the protein MVVVLSKRINNLGQVLRVVRQRKDHFLSSSWLHSVSETKDDIETIARIINDHPFPVQPLQPTLKRHISLSVLSATFVENVLGRLFAAHANGLKAYEFFEFCLCHSEYSPTSDAFEKTLHILARMRYFDKVWELMKKIQQLYPSLLTLKSLSIVLSRIAKHQSYEDALEAFEKMEKHLFPAKKFGTEEFNILLRAFCTQRQMKEARSIFNRLHSRFPPDTKTMNILLLGFKESGDITAVELFYHEMVKRGFKPNNVTYGIRIDAYCKKGHLGDALKLFEEMERVNCLPTVQTITTLIHGAGIARNITKAKELFNEIFKRNLQPDTGSYNALVSSLIKSRDVKSAAVLMKEMEEKNIELDHLTYHTMFWGLIRSKDVGGVIDLYEKMIDKNFLPKARTVVTLTKFFCENRRLDLGLSLWNYLMDKGHCPHCHSLELLVTGLCSRGRVEEAFECSEEMLKRGRHMSELVFQMLKRSLLQLGEEEKLQKLYEMTKRLEMILPPYGQTIGHSLGADL; encoded by the coding sequence ATGGTGGTCGTGCTTTCTAAACGAATAAATAATTTGGGCCAAGTTTTGCGAGTTGTTCGACAGCGCAAGGATCATTTTTTGTCAAGCAGTTGGTTACATTCAGTTTCAGAAACAAAAGATGACATTGAAACAATTGCTAGAATCATCAATGACCACCCTTTTCCTGTTCAGCCATTGCAACCAACACTTAAACGTCATATCTCTCTGAGTGTTTTGTCTGCCACGTTTGTTGAAAATGTTCTCGGTCGCCTATTTGCAGCACATGCGAATGGACTTAAAGCATATGAATTTTTTGAGTTCTGCCTCTGCCATTCTGAATATAGTCCAACCTCAGATGCATTTGAGAAGACACTTCACATACTAGCAAGAATGCGTTACTTTGATAAAGTTTGGGAACTAATGAAGAAAATTCAACAGCTATACCCGTCCTTGCTCACTCTTAAGTCATTGAGCATCGtgctatcaagaatagcaaaaCATCAATCCTACGAAGATGCCCTTGAAGCATTTGAAAAGATGGAGAAGCATTTATTCCCTGCGAAGAAATTTGGCACCGAAGAGTTCAATATTCTTCTTCGAGCATTTTGCACGCAGAGGCAGATGAAAGAAGCTCGTTCAATATTCAACAGACTCCACTCTAGGTTCCCACCTGATACAAAGACAATGAATATCTTGCTTTTGGGATTCAAGGAATCAGGGGATATTACCGCGGTAGAGTTATTTTACCATGAGATGGTTAAAAGAGGGTTTAAGCCTAATAATGTAACGTATGGTATAAGAATCGACGCGTACTGCAAGAAAGGTCATCTTGGTGATGCTTTGAAACTATTTGAAGAAATGGAGAGGGTAAATTGCTTGCCCACAGTACAGACGATAACAACTTTGATTCATGGAGCAGGAATTGCTCGTAATATAACTAAAGCAAAAGAACTTttcaatgaaattttcaagagAAATTTGCAACCAGATACTGGGTCCTATAATGCCCTCGTGAGTTCTCTTATCAAATCCAGGGATGTTAAATCTGCAGCAGTCTTAATGAAAGAGATGGAGGAGAAAAATATTGAGCTTGACCATTTAACTTACCACACTATGTTCTGGGGATTGATAAGATCAAAAGATGTTGGCGGTGTCATTGATCTTTACGAAAAGATGATCGACAAAAATTTCTTGCCTAAGGCACGTACTGTTGTGACGCTGACCAAATTCTTCTGTGAGAACCGAAGACTTGATCTGGGCTTGAGTTTATGGAATTACCTGATGGATAAAGGGCACTGTCCACACTGCCATTCTCTGGAACTTTTGGTCACCGGATTGTGTTCCCGTGGGAGAGTCGAAGAAGCATTTGAGTGCTCTGAGGAAATGTTAAAGAGGGGTAGACACATGAGTGAGCTAGTGTTTCAGATGTTGAAGAGGTCTCTCTTACAGCTAGGAGAGGAGGAAAAGTTACAGAAGCTGTACGAAATGACAAAGAGGTTAGAAATGATATTGCCTCCTTATGGACAAACGATTGGGCACAGCCTAGGTGCAGATCTATAA